AGCCGCCTCGGGGGGGGCGCCGCTAGCCCCTTGGCGCATGGTTCAGCGTCCAGATGCCGTGCGGCGAGCGCCCCACCTTCACCTGCTGCAGCACCTGGCGCTTGTCGACGTCGATGACGGTCATCTTGCCGGCCCAGCGCGAGCTCAGCAGCAGGGTGCGGCCATCGGCCAGCAGCTCCATGCAATCGGGGCCGCTGGGGCCGGGCAACTCGGCCAGGACGGCGAGCGACTGGATGTCGATCACGCTCAGCGTATTGGCCACGCGGTTGCTGACGAACAGCTGCCGGCCATCGCCGCGCGCGCGAAACGCGTGCGCGCCTGCGCCGGTGACGATGCGCTGCAGCAGCCGTGCCGCGCCGGCGCTCACGTCGTAGACCTCGACGAAGCGGTCGCCGGTGAGGCCCACGAACAGCCGCTTGTCGTCGGGCGACAGGTACACATCGGCCGGCATCTTGCCGGTCTTGACCTTCCAGCGCACGGCCTGCGTGGCCAGGTCGATGGCGATCAGCTCGTCGCTGTCCTGCAGCGAGCAGTACACCACCGTGCTGCGGCTGTCGATGGTCAGATGGCTGGGCGTCTTGGGCGCCGCAATGCGCTTTTGCAGCTTCAGCGGCTGGGCGGCGTCGGCCGGCTCCCAGCGGTAGAGGTCGACATGATCGAGCCGGTTGGCCGCGGTGACGAACCACTTCATGTCGGGCGAGAAGCGCAGCTGGTAGGGGTCGACGATGCCGGTGATGGTGCGCTGCACCTCGGCCGTCAGCGGATCGACCAGGGTCAGCGAGTTCGACAGCGCATTGGCCACCAGCAGGCTCTTCTCGTCGGGCGAGAGGTAGAGGTGGTGCGGCTCCTTGCCGGTGGGGATGCGCTTGCGCTCGACGTAGCTGCCGGGCTCGATGACGCTGATCGTCGCGTCCAGCGAATTCAGCACAAAGATCGGCGCACTGGCCAGCCGGGCCTTGGCGGCCGCGCTGGAGGGCTGGGCGGCCCCAGCCGGCTGGGCCGTGGCCTGGGCTGCGGCGGGCAGCACCGGCAACGCCGCCAGCCAGGGGCTCAGCGCAAGGGTCAGCGCACGGCGGCGCGGCAGGCAGCGGATGGAATCAGGGTTCACGTCGGGGCGGCTGGCGGCCGCTGGGCACGCAGGCACAGCGGCGGCGCAACATCGGTGGCGGGCAACCCAGAAGTGTAGGCGGTGCCGCCCTGCGGCCGGCCCCGGCCGGCTTGCGTCAGCGCAGGCCGGGCGCGGGGGCCGCGGCGCCACCGCCACTTTTGTGCGATCTGCCGTGGCCCGCGCCCCGCCCAGCGCCTGCGCGGCGGGGCTTACTCGTCGTCGCCGCCGCCCAGGATGCCGCCGATCAGGCCGCCGCCGGCCAGGCCGCCCAGCACCGAGCCTTGCTCGCGCGAGCCG
This portion of the Aquabacterium sp. OR-4 genome encodes:
- a CDS encoding YncE family protein; protein product: MAALPVLPAAAQATAQPAGAAQPSSAAAKARLASAPIFVLNSLDATISVIEPGSYVERKRIPTGKEPHHLYLSPDEKSLLVANALSNSLTLVDPLTAEVQRTITGIVDPYQLRFSPDMKWFVTAANRLDHVDLYRWEPADAAQPLKLQKRIAAPKTPSHLTIDSRSTVVYCSLQDSDELIAIDLATQAVRWKVKTGKMPADVYLSPDDKRLFVGLTGDRFVEVYDVSAGAARLLQRIVTGAGAHAFRARGDGRQLFVSNRVANTLSVIDIQSLAVLAELPGPSGPDCMELLADGRTLLLSSRWAGKMTVIDVDKRQVLQQVKVGRSPHGIWTLNHAPRG